The following proteins come from a genomic window of Henningerozyma blattae CBS 6284 chromosome 4, complete genome:
- the MTE1 gene encoding Mte1p (similar to Saccharomyces cerevisiae YGR042W; ancestral locus Anc_4.187) produces MESNIYEYQCQYTEDVKKKHKVWHDGKLKYFELNNKFQLFSQEDNILICTTFVTKPRDVQVILDEEAFGKEEHKLGGKNLVIIEEKICEYSREVQVQANGSSQNRASQNRSTLHKSTLNNVGKLSVQKRKTIVQTNAITRKNSFDPLALKFNTPFKKPRMIKQVTPETNSNRPSIRNSKQLERSNTSSLSSPRSKNIIKPIESPMTIPIESQNSSDCNEISISTKQVNSKMAKDMPEPKLQPKSQPKSQPKPHPKPHPKPHPKPALSSNLPSNPPSPNPIQNPKRHLKRSKIRVIKPETIIL; encoded by the coding sequence ATGGAATCGAACATATATGAATATCAATGTCAGTATACGGAGGATGTTAAGAAGAAGCACAAGGTCTGGCATGATGGGAAATTGAAgtattttgaattgaataataagtTCCAACTGTTTTCTCAAGAGGATAACATATTGATATGTACGACATTTGTTACGAAGCCGAGGGATGTGCAAGTTATTTTGGATGAAGAGGCGTTTGGGAAGGAGGAGCATAAGTTGGGTGGTAAGAATCTGGTGATAATCGAAGAAAAGATTTGTGAGTATAGTCGAGAGGTTCAAGTACAAGCGAATGGGAGTAGTCAGAATAGAGCAAGTCAGAATAGGTCGACTCTTCATAAGTCTACCCTTAATAATGTTGGTAAGTTGAGTGTGCAAAAGAGGAAAACAATTGTACAAACAAATGCCATCACTCGTAAGAATAGTTTTGATCCATTAGCTTTAAAATTCAATACGCCTTTCAAGAAACCAAGAATGATCAAGCAAGTGACGCCTGAGACGAATTCGAATCGACCTAGTATAAGGAATAGCAAACAATTGGAGAGATCTAATACAAGTAGTTTAAGTAGCCCGCGTAGtaagaatataataaagcCTATTGAAAGTCCGATGACGATTCCTATTGAAAGTCAAAATTCTAGTGATTGTAATGAAATTTCTATAAGCACTAAGCAAGTCAACTCTAAGATGGCAAAAGATATGCCGGAACCCAAGCTGCAGCCCAAGTCGCAGCCCAAGTCGCAGCCCAAGCCACACCCTAAACCACACCCTAAACCACACCCTAAACCAGCCCTGTCTAGCAATCTCCCCAGCAACCCACCCAGCCCTAACCCTATCCAAAACCCAAAACGCCATTTGAAGAGATCCAAGATTAGAGTGATTAAACCCGAGACTATAATCCTATAG
- the TBLA0D02050 gene encoding NAD(P)H-dependent oxidoreductase, producing MSKNALIILAHPEQNSLNHSLMNESIKILEAKGYKVKTSDLYKMNFNPLLTSNDFKDWPANIPMNLMLAAGKSNESKKLSTDILEEQSKVEWADLVIFQFPLWWMSMPAILKGWFDRSISAKFAYGNKPQIPENSKLANKKDCINDYHSCR from the coding sequence ATGTCAAAGAATgctttaattattttagcTCATCCTGAGCAAAATTCTCTAAATCATTCGTTAATGAACGAAtccattaaaattttagaagCTAAAGGCTATAAGGTTAAAACAAGTGATTTATACAAAATGAACTTTAACCCACTACTAACTAGTAATGATTTCAAAGATTGGCCAGCCAATATACCAATGAATTTGATGCTAGCCGCAGGAAAATCTAATGAATCTAAGAAATTATCGACTGATATCCTTGAGGAACAATCCAAAGTTGAATGGGCTGACTTAGTCATTTTCCAATTTCCATTATGGTGGATGTCAATGCCTGCAATATTGAAAGGATGGTTTGATCGTTCAATCTCAGCTAAATTTGCTTACGGTAATAAACCACAAATTCCAGAAAACTCAAAATtagcaaataaaaaagactGTATTAATGATTACCACAGCTGCAGGTGA
- the TBLA0D02060 gene encoding uncharacterized protein (similar to Saccharomyces cerevisiae MUP1 (YGR055W); ancestral locus Anc_4.195): MSENKRSFISQLNIFNKDNYSIQEAYDQDCAKTGNFSDNDDLHSTSSSIEAGQQVMTEMDQGKKNLGLFSCIGLICNRMLGTGVFAVSSTIYTLCGSVGLSLIMWAIGAIISICGLYVYMEFGTAIPKNGGEKNYLEAIFRKPKFFITCMYAAYIFFLGWAAGNSVNTAVMFLTAADVEVTRWKQNGLAVAVIGFCFIVNSINVKLGIYIQNVLGIFKVFIVCFISVIGWVALGGGLKNGYKTDNFHNAFEGTQNASAYGVVNALYNVIWSFVGYSNVNYALGEVKNPVRTLRIAGPSAMVFVAIIYIFVNIAYFAVVPKETLISSKLVLAADFLDIVFGKSGRTAAAVFVGLSALGNVMSVIFSQGRIIQQLGREGILPFPNFFATSKPFNSPMVGLFQHFIVCLITIIAPPPGDAYNFIMNLISYPMNIINFCVSGGLIYLHWQHKKGNIEWNPPIKAGMPVIVFFTLCNVYLIVAPYVPPTNGESVYNSLPYWIHCVVAWLIFLIGAIYWAVMFRLIPRIRGYKLDTKDVLGEDGFWRKQIIKVPKDKKDDGDSNSQFDINDKNSVEALEMTSNLGMVTTGYVNGDDSISSKKDSGVVEIATELGTSRGIGSSSSSQEGYNNNHNDDKDPHIIESTTRY; the protein is encoded by the coding sequence ATGTCTGAAAATAAACGGTCATTCATTTCGcaattaaatatctttaataaagataacTATTCAATCCAAGAAGCCTACGACCAGGATTGTGCTAAAACTGGCAATTTCTCCGATAACGATGATTTGCACTCCACTTCTTCCTCCATTGAAGCTGGTCAACAAGTCATGACTGAAATGGATCAAGGTAAGAAGAATCTTGGTTTGTTTTCGTGTATCGGTTTAATTTGTAATAGAATGTTGGGGACTGGGGTTTTCGCCGTGTCTTCTACTATTTATACCTTATGTGGTTCCGTCGGTCTTTCTTTAATCATGTGGGCCATCGGTGCCATTATTTCTATCTGTGGTCTTTATGTTTATATGGAATTTGGTACTGCTATTCCTAAAAATGGTGGTGAAAAAAACTATTTGGAAGCCATCTTTAGAAAAccaaaattctttatcacATGTATGTATGCGGcctatatttttttcttaggTTGGGCTGCTGGTAATTCTGTTAATACTGCAGTCATGTTCTTGACTGCAGCTGATGTAGAAGTCACTAGATGGAAACAGAATGGGTTAGCTGTAGCAGTCATTGGTTTCTGTTTCATCGTTAACTCTATTAATGTTAAGCTAGGTATTTATATCCAAAACGTATTGGGTATCTTTAAAGTCTTCATCGTTTGTTTCATTTCTGTTATTGGTTGGGTGGCTCTAGGTGGTGGTTTAAAGAATGGTTATAAGACTGATAATTTCCATAATGCATTCGAAGGTACACAAAATGCTAGTGCTTACGGTGTCGTTAATGCCCTTTATAATGTTATCTGGTCATTTGTTGGTTATTCAAACGTGAACTACGCTTTAGGTGAAGTGAAAAATCCTGTTCGTACTTTAAGAATCGCTGGTCCAAGTGCCATGGTCTTTGTGgctattatttatatctttGTTAATATTGCTTATTTTGCTGTTGTTCCAAAGgaaactttaatttcttctaaatTAGTTTTAGCTGCTGATTTCTTAGATATCGTATTTGGTAAGAGTGGTAGAACAGCCGCCGCTGTTTTTGTTGGGTTAAGTGCTTTGGGTAATGTCATGTCTGTTATTTTCTCCCAAGGTCGTATTATTCAACAATTAGGTCGTGAAGGTATTTTACCATTCCCAAACTTCTTTGCCACATCAAAGCCTTTTAATTCCCCTATGGTTGGTCTATTCCAACATTTCATTGTTTGTTTAATTACAATCATTGCTCCACCTCCAGGTGATGCTTATAACTTTATTATGAATTTGATCTCTTACCcaatgaatattattaactttTGTGTTTCTGGTggtttaatttatttgcaTTGGCAACATAAGAAGGGTAATATTGAATGGAATCCACCAATTAAAGCTGGTATGCCAGTCATTGTCTTCTTCACATTATGTAATGTTTACTTGATTGTTGCTCCTTATGTTCCACCTACAAACGGAGAATCTGTTTACAACAGCTTACCTTATTGGATTCATTGTGTGGTTGCTTGGCTAATTTTCTTAATCGGTGCCATCTATTGGGCTGTCATGTTTAGATTAATCCCAAGAATCCGTGGTTATAAATTGGATACAAAGGACGTTCTTGGGGAAGATGGGTTTTGGAgaaaacaaattattaaagttcCAAAAGATAAGAAAGATGATGGTGATTCAAATTCTCAATTCGATATCAATGACAAAAATAGTGTAGAAGCTCTAGAGATGACTTCTAATTTGGGAATGGTTACAACAGGTTATGTTAATGGTGATGATAGTATCTCTTCAAAGAAGGATTCGGGTGTTGTTGAAATTGCTACTGAGCTAGGTACTTCAAGAGGTATTGGTTCCAGCAGCAGTAGCCAGGAAggttataataataatcataatgaTGACAAAGATCCGCATATAATCGAATCAACAACCAGATATTAA
- the FMP48 gene encoding protein kinase FMP48 (similar to Saccharomyces cerevisiae YGR052W; ancestral locus Anc_4.192), with amino-acid sequence MYQLIAPIQSGSFSTVYSANKIDDNNPANVQKVALKVLPRTKTERTTVEQECYAMNKVNKHPNICHFLDCYEDKNWDSYVMVLEYCSEGDMHDLIYSNKLKLSKQLNNDRFSNPISSVPPILPSPALSFYSITKQLCSAINYSHSKGVAHRDIKPENILLNNDGMVKLGDWGHATINKYSTECNVGTDAYRAPETFYSSPAYNTKQSDFWGLGSTLIYFLLGEPIFRCLQNNNTKKNPKSTNEKSSKVSILNDELLLKVITIYQGKFLRNPTFQWNDIPYSKNNSKLISLIAIILETLLVIKPENRSIYVFEELLDDLFIEDLMVSDDDDEEEVDFVQQLESHVIISHTLNTTCMSLNNMPITPTSPITPIMSNQSPVPNYTPASSIQSTPRYAKNIQVQNDEKDYYEYKNQQQQQQQQQHHHHHHHHLSFSKEKSLLEDYAFKTTEVTTTHTSLVSDSENNLINEESDSSQTTSHSSSHSSGLSNFFNAFGIRRTQSII; translated from the coding sequence atgtaCCAATTAATTGCACCAATTCAAAGTGGATCATTTAGTACCGTCTACAGTGCGAATAAAATCGATGATAATAACCCTGCTAATGTTCAAAAAGTCGCTTTGAAAGTCTTGCCAAGAACGAAAACTGAACGTACCACTGTAGAACAAGAATGTTATGCCATGAATAAAGTAAACAAACATCCTAATATTTGTCATTTCTTGGATTGTTACGAAGACAAGAATTGGGACAGTTATGTAATGGTTTTGGAATATTGTTCTGAAGGTGACATGCatgatttaatatattcaaacAAACTTAAACTTTCCAAACAATTAAACAATGATAGATTCTCCAATCCAATCTCATCCGTTCCGCCGATACTACCTTCCCCTGCATTAAGTTTCTATTCCATTACAAAGCAATTATGCAGTGCCATCAATTATTCTCATTCCAAAGGGGTCGCTCATAGAGATATTAAACCAGAAAATATCCTTTTGAATAATGATGGGATGGTCAAACTAGGTGATTGGGGTCACGCCAccataaataaatattctactGAATGTAATGTTGGTACAGACGCATACCGTGCTCCAGAAACTTTTTATTCCTCCCCAGCTTATAACACAAAACAATCTGATTTTTGGGGGTTAGGTTCCACTCTAATATACTTCCTATTGGGTGAACCAATCTTTAGAtgtttacaaaataataataccaagAAAAATCCAAAATCAACCAATGAAAAATCAAGTAAAGTAAGTATATTGAATGATGAATTACTTTTGAAAGTCATTACCATTTATCAGGGCAAATTCTTGAGAAATCCGACTTTCCAATGGAATGATATACCttattccaaaaataatagtaaattGATTAGTTTGATTGCCATCATTCTAGAGACATTGCTGGTCATCAAACCAGAAAATAGATCCATTTAtgtttttgaagaattgtTGGACGATTTGTTCATTGAAGATCTCATGGTCAGcgatgacgatgatgaagaagaagtgGATTTTGTACAACAGCTGGAATCGCATGTAATCATTTCTCATACTCTCAATACTACTTGTAtgtcattaaataatatgcCCATCACTCCTACTTCTCCAATAACTCCAATAATGTCCAACCAATCTCCTGTTCCAAATTATACACCAGCATCTTCCATTCAAAGCACACCACGTTATGCCAAGAATATTCAAGTtcaaaatgatgaaaaagattattatgaatataaaaatcaacagcaacagcagcagcagcagcagcatcatcatcaccatcACCATCatctttcattttctaaagaaaaaagtcTTTTGGAAGATTACGCTTTCAAAACTACAGAAGTCACTACAACACATACAAGTCTTGTATCAGATTCTgaaaacaatttaataaatgaagaaaGTGATTCATCACAAACAACTTCTCATTCTTCTTCTCATTCTTCAGGTTTAagcaatttctttaatgcCTTTGGTATTCGTCGTACTCAAagcattatttaa
- the TBLA0D02090 gene encoding uncharacterized protein (similar to Saccharomyces cerevisiae BUD9 (YGR041W) and BUD8 (YLR353W); ancestral locus Anc_4.186), whose amino-acid sequence MSNSSLNSISSSIYSDINNSTNSLDKESNNSESKNKHIKNYVVNQRSDPSISKDYFNTFKKGKLTPQNSLNDLLQIYLDNSQSEYDSNSDSGSPSTSISKSDFDFDNNVNNTINSVESDYETAKSTATEISEVSDNELMFPERAFVREDYHHHKKNSTPSLSSIKSNYRSKSSLPNKNAFNRSFLSLDSNNLNYHSDPTGSYSHSSSNSRSTQNSSILSMALSTGYGNLTLSPRNIYTNNSDPNNTNRYQNTPPNSPNNIHNTSSNNSLQGDSSYQKLHTSRSQILLSKIKTVNLHHKSSSLNVYPIRNSRSDFNIKRNITNGHAKASSSNYSGNSVASSQLLLGQIPGSANTVNTSMLLHQSSHSNSISQTNNNNNNNNNNNNNSSSSSSSDALINQDSNSIYQRISNSSDALSTNTAELLGGIELMDPNIDSSYLYNYQTRNSHSTNSISSTEFPISRFINNQRISSDSIHRLRIINPSLIREEQQRTQTTTTSYYNPTDSLIYDSSYVPDIEEAVEMLRGEIATGHPPLVSVAISNSGSNVNSNSVSYNNHTPSTNLNYTPNNTIYSDTRSQPFTPPSQTPYNSAYSTPLRYKNKNSNMERAQHPWRDERSSDILNSIYESVIQNNSRQSSGNKSNPQLQKRKQNNQLISVNGGSSTGNIHHIGSPFNYSNNSNNNNFTSLNIENLEANDINIVGAENINIEGNHNIRISGNNNIQIVGNNNITINGTNLNSELIKNRFPYISETPRYSHALTTKELNYAIENAPILSPEGLVMELPSIPITPTSLNEHGDTEIFRSTDWIPQAIPIQHIDSKSIHLKTQATSGSSIYSTWRIMMVIGCCILIPPLFFFIGCGNKNGISSHSLLKLILNSDERLELFKGFYWNTDVRWFRKICLFLGIAEVLAILACVGVGLGVGIGVQ is encoded by the coding sequence ATGTCTAACAGTAGCCTCAATTCGATATCGTCGTCAATCTATTCTGATATTAACAATTCAACCAATAGTTTAGACAAAGAAAGTAATAACTCAGAgagtaaaaataaacatattaaaaattatgttGTAAATCAACGGTCAGATCCATCTATTAGTAAAGATTACTTTAATACATttaaaaaaggaaaattaACACCACAAAATAGTCTGAATGATTTGCTACAAATATATCTAGATAATTCACAATCAGAAtatgattcaaattcagATAGCGGTTCTCCTTCTACATCCATTTCTAAATcagattttgattttgataataatgttaATAATACCATTAATAGTGTTGAATCTGATTATGAAACTGCAAAAAGTACTGCTACTGAAATATCTGAAGTTTCAGACAATGAACTGATGTTTCCAGAAAGAGCGTTTGTGAGAGAAgattatcatcatcataaaaaaaacagtacgccttcattatcatcaataaaaagtaattACAGATCTAAATCATCTCttccaaataaaaatgcCTTTAATAgatcatttttatcattagattctaataatttgaattatcattCAGATCCCACAGGATCATATTCTCATTCCAGTTCTAACTCTCGTTCTACACAAAATAGTTCGATATTATCAATGGCATTATCAACAGGATATGGGAATTTAACTCTTTCTCCACGTAATATttatactaataatagTGACCCTAATAATACTAACCGATACCAAAACACACCACCTAATTcaccaaataatattcataataCAAGttccaataattctttacaaGGTGATTCATCATATCAAAAATTGCATACAAGTAGAtcacaaatattattatctaaaatCAAAACAGTAAATCTCCATCACAAGAGCTCATCATTGAATGTGTATCCTATTAGAAATAGCAGATCTgatttcaatatcaaacGGAATATAACAAATGGACATGCTAAGGCAAGTTCATCAAATTATTCTGGTAATAGTGTGGCTTCCAgtcaattattattaggtCAAATACCTGGAAGTGCTAATACAGTTAATACATCTATGCTTCTTCATCAAAGTTCTCattctaattcaatatcgcaaacaaataataataataataataataataataataataataatagtagtagtagtagtagtagtgaTGCTTTGATTAATCAAGATTCTAATAGTATATATCAAAGAATAAGTAATAGTAGTGATGCATTATCTACTAATACAGCCGAACTACTTGGGGGAATTGAATTAATGGATCCAAATATAGACTCTAGTTATCTTTACAATTATCAAACTAGGAATTCTCATTCCACAAATAGTATTTCATCTACAGAATTCCCCATTTCcagatttattaataatcaaCGAATATCATCAGATTCTATTCATCGGCTTCGAATAATTAATCCAAGTTTAATTCGAGAAGAGCAACAACGAACTCAAACTACCACTACATCATATTATAACCCAACtgattctttaatatatgATAGCAGTTATGTTCCAGATATTGAAGAAGCAGTGGAAATGTTAAGAGGTGAAATAGCCACTGGACATCCACCACTTGTATCAGTGGCTATATCCAATAGTGGATCCAATGTCAATTCTAATAGTGTATCCTATAATAATCATACACCAAGCACAAATCTTAACTATACaccaaataatactatCTATTCTGACACTAGAAGCCAACCTTTTACTCCACCATCTCAAACACCTTATAATAGTGCCTATTCTACTCCACTTcgttataaaaataaaaattccaatATGGAAAGAGCACAACATCCATGGAGAGATGAAAGAAGTTctgatattttgaatagtATATATGAATCAGTTATTCAAAACAATTCTCGTCAATCATCCGGTAATAAATCGAATCCTCAATTACAAAAGAGGaaacaaaataatcaattaatttcagTAAACGGTGGTAGTTCTACAGGTAATATTCATCATATTGGTTCACCTTTCAattattctaataatagtaataataacaatttcacatcattaaatattgagAATTTAGAAgcaaatgatattaatattgttggtgctgaaaatattaatattgaaggTAATCACAACATTCGTATTagtggtaataataatattcaaattgttggtaataataatattacaattaatGGGACCAATCTTAATTCTGAATTGATTAAAAATCGGTTCCCATATATTTCTGAAACACCTCGTTATTCACATGCATTAACCACCAAGGAATTAAATTATGCGATTGAAAATGCACCTATACTTTCTCCTGAAGGGTTAGTAATGGAACTTCCATCTATTCCTATAACACCGACATCTCTTAATGAACATGGTGATacagaaatatttagaagCACTGATTGGATCCCACAGGCTATACCAATCCAACATATTGATTCGAAATCGATCCATTTGAAGACACAAGCTACATCTGGTAGTAGCATTTATAGTACATGGAGAATAATGATGGTCATTGGGTGTTGTATATTGATACCGCcgttatttttctttattggCTGTGGTAATAAGAATGGGATCTCTAGTCATTCCTTGttgaaattgattttgaattcTGATGAACGATTAGAACTGTTTAAGGGGTTTTATTGGAATACAGATGTGAGATGGTTTCGCAAGATATGTTTATTTCTTGGGATAGCGGAAGTGCTTGCCATCTTAGCATGTGTTGGGGTTGGATTAGGGGTTGGCATTGGTGTTCAATAG